The Urbifossiella limnaea nucleotide sequence CGGGCCGGGGAGTGGGCCGAGGTCGAGGACGTCAGTGGCCAACCCGCATGGGTCGGCCGCCTGGCCGAGCTCGGCATCCGCCAGGGCTGCCGTGTACAGGTCGTGCAGCCGGGCTCGCCGTGCCTGCTGAACGTGGCCGGGTGCAGGCTGTGCCTCCGCCCCGGCGAGTGCTCGCAAATCCTCGTCCGCCCGGTGGAC carries:
- a CDS encoding FeoA family protein encodes the protein MLPLDMLRAGEWAEVEDVSGQPAWVGRLAELGIRQGCRVQVVQPGSPCLLNVAGCRLCLRPGECSQILVRPVDDTPAVV